The genomic window CCGATCATCGCGTTCCGGTAACGATTTACAGCCTCGACCGCATTCTCGAAGGGCAACTCGACCTGTTGCTCGATCCCTTGCACGAGCACTTCTCCCGGCTGAGACTCGAGTCCTCTCTTGCCGAAGGAGGCTTGGTTGCGTGAAGTAACCCCTGCCCAACGCGCCCGGCTTGGCATATTCCTGCTGGTTGCGGGAGGGACGCTGATCGTGTTACTCGGCATCATCACCGGAGGTAAACTACTCGAGCGCCGTGATACTTATTACATTCGCTACCGGGATGTATCTGTCAGCGGCCTCGATGTCGGAAGTCAGGTCAAGTACCACGGCGTCCGTATCGGACGTGTCGATAGGATCGCCATCGACCCCAAGGAAGTGGAGACTGTTGTAGTTACCATTTCCGTCGATCATGGCACCCCCATCACCAGCGATGTCAAAGCCGTCATTTCAGCCCTCTCATTAACGGGAATCAAAGTCATCGAATTGACCGGTGGCACCTCAGCCGCCAAGGTCCTTCCAGTCAACTCCGAAATCACACCTGCTCAGTCAACGTTCGACCTCATAAGCGGTAAAGCGGAGGCGGTATCTGAAAAGTTGGAATTGGTGCTGACCAATCTGGCAACACTTACCGGCGGAGAGAATCAGCAGCGCCTGATGGCTCTCATCGACAACACGACGGTTATCCTTAGCGATGTGCATGAAATACTCATCGACAACAGCCCGCGGATCTCCAACGCCGTTCAGAACTTCGAGTATGCTTCCGAACGCCTTGCTGCAGTCGCCGGATCGCCGGCTATAGACCGGGTGATTGCTAATCTCGATACGACGACGAGTGAGATTCGCGGAGCCCGGATCGGCGATGCGGTTTCCGACTTGCGGCTTGCGCTTCAGCAGGCGCGCACAACATTGACTCACATAGACTTGACTATTCTCAAGGGACGCCACGACATATTGACATCTCTTGAAGTATTACGCGAAAGCCTTGATTCATTCAACGAGTTTGCCCGGACCATCTCGGAGGATCCATCTCTGCTATTACGCGGCACCCGATCCGGCGAAGTGAGCGGCCCGGTTCGGGGACGTTAGTCCGGTATCGTCATCTTCACCACCATCGGACCTGACCATGAGGTATTCCGATCGTCTATATAAGGTTGCCCGGCGGTCGCCGGTCTTCCTTGGTCTTTTTCTAATCGCACTTGTAATACTTGCCGGCTGCGCCAAGCAGCAATTGGCGACCAGTTATTACCTTATTGAGTATGCCCCCAGTCCGGTCAATCCCCAACTCAAACTTTCCGAACCGATCCCTTACCGGGTTCAGGTGCGCAATTTTAAAATACCTCGCTCCTACGACTCTGTCCGGATAATCGCCCGCTACTCCAGCCATCAGATAGACTACTACCGCTACTCACTTTGGGCAGTTCGTCCCCAGGTGGCTGTGGCCGACCTTCTGGTCCAACACATCAAAGCCTATAACCTCTTTCGCAACTGCCAACGTGAGTTCCTCGAAGAGCGGCCGGACTTTGAGATCACCGGCGAGGTAACCCAGATTGAGCGCTTCGAGAGCGAAGCCTACACCGCCGCGCATCTTAGAATGCGGTTCGAGTTCTACGATTCCGGCAGCAACGACATCTTGCTGCTTCATGAGTTCGACCGTGAAATCAGCATCCCGCCCGGCAATATGTCGATCTTTGCCAAGGCTGTCAGCGACCTCATTTCTCAAGAGTCGGAGCAGTTTCTTGTCAAGATCGTTACCCACTTCTATCCAGTTCCAGCCGACAGCACCAATGAAGGTTGATTCGAGTCTCATGGAATGCAGAGGAGGGACAGGTTGGCAAGGACTGGTGATAGCGATCTCTTTGGTCGCCCGCTTGAATGCCGCCCCGGCACCGCCCGCGGTCGAAGGGTGGCTTCAGCCGCCGCCTCAAGAACAACTTTACGCCGAAGGCTTCGACGACCAGAAGGGGATGGGACGGATCTTTGTACCGGCGATGACCAATCCGAACAGTGAGCCGCCCTACGCTGTCTTCCTCGGCGACTTGCTGATTGCCCAGCAGAACACCGGTTCCAGCGCTTTCGTCAGTCCCGGCACCTACAAGGTCGTTTTCGGCACTGGAACAATCGAACAGCGTATCGTGAAGGAAGTCACCGTTCGACGAGAGGAGACCGTTATCATTGAACCGGACTGGGGCGCTTTGACGATAGAGGTGATCGACGAGTCGCGCAGTTACTTCTCACATGACCTGCAGATATTTCGAGTCTCGAGTGCTGAATCCTACGGCGTCATTCCGGCGATTAGTCCAGAGTTGGGGGAGCAGATGCAGACTCTCATTCTGGCTCCGGGACTCTACAAGATCGTGAAGCGGGGGCGGGACTTCAATACCTTCATAAACTTCGCCACTGTCTATCTCGAGACCGGCAACTACACCCCCTTCACGCTTGTCATCGAGAGCACCACCGGGAACTTCACCGGTGCCGGCATTCTGGCGCAGAGCAATGTTCTTCGGCAACTTGCGAACCTGCGCGGCTACCTTGCCATACATGGCAATATGGTGCTTAACTCGGACAATCGAACTTCGCGTTCGCCACGCACCGACATATCGGTTCTTGCCCAGGTCGAAAACCGATTGATATTCGATCGGTTCCCGCATTACTATCTTTCCAACAATCTGCTTGATCTGGGAACTCAGAAACTGCACAACACGCAGTTCACCATCAAACCCGACCGCTTGCAACTAAAGAACACCTATATCTACTACCTCCTGAAGTGGTTGGGAGGTTACAGTCGCCTCGATCTTGGCACACACTTTCTTCCGGTTACAAGTGTCTATGACCGGCCGGTTAACGTCACCTTTCACAATGAAGGTGGTAGGGTGATGCGCTATCTGCGTGGAGTACAAAGGGCCGAAACTGCACCGGCTTTCTTCCCGCTTGAATTGAAAGAGGGAGTGGGTGTCAATCTGACCCCACTAAGGTCGTATAACGCCCGTCTCAGCGTCCGCAGCGGCTTTGGATTTCGACAGAGTGTCAACAAGGATGTCTATCAGCCAACGGATGTCGATACCGTCTTCAAAGCAGTTCCAGACATCAACCAGAGGGGTTGGGAGGCATCCCTGGTGTCTAACTTTACCTTCTTCCAGAACCTTGGACTCACCACCGAACTTGACGTGCTCTTCCCGATTGGTGCTCAGGACGACCCGGTCATCGACCTTAGCAACTTTGTAAGTTTCGCATTAACTAAGAATGTAACGCTTGAGCACACCTTCCGCCTGAAGCACGACCGGACGCTCTACACTTACAACATCATCGAGCAGTTGATTTCCGTTCGACTAAGTTACTACTTCCTCTGATGCGCAGGGCTCGTCGGGCACGAGAGGCGTTCGAGGTCGATGCCGAAGCGATCCGACTGAAGATTTCGCTGCGGGGCGGGGGGCCACCGGGTCTGTTGAATGCACTCTCCGACGCCGTTCGTGCTGCCCCCCGGCAAAAAGTGCTTGTTGACTTGGGCGAAGTCCCGGCTATGGACAGCCTCGGCGCTTCACTGCTCTCCGAACTACTCGTGCGAGGTCATATGGCCGGTAAGGACATCGACTATTTAAACGCCTCGCCATCGGTGCAGCAAGTGCTGGCAGCCTATTTCTACCCAGCGCCGGAAGTGCGCATTTCACGCGATAAGCCGCGTTTCGGCGAAGCGGTCGGCGGCTGGTTCTATCGGCTTCGCGACGATGCCTGGGACCTTATCTTCCTAATATCTCAGACATTTTACTGGTCGTTGGTGGCGATCTGGCGGGGGGATGGGCATCGTAAAGGCGCAGTAACGGCTCAAGCGCTGCAGATAGGCGTCGGCTCGCTGCCGGTTATCGGCACTATCGCATTCCTGATTGGTATCGTTCTGGCGCTTCAGTCTGCCGAACAACTGCGCCAGTTCGGAGCGAACATCTTCGTTGCCGATTTGCTGGTGATATCGATGACTCGCGAAATGGGACCGTTGATGACTGCCATTGTCATGGCCGGGCGAAGCGGGGCCTCCATTGCCGCCGAAATTGCTACGATGACGGTTTCCGAAGAGACTGACGCCTTGACAACGATGGCGCTTAATCCTCTACGCTTCATCGTCGTCCCGAAAGTTTGGGGGATTACCCTCACAATGCCTTTTCTGGCAGTGCTGGCGACGGTGATCGGTATCGGAGGGGGGATGATTGTGGCGGTTGCAAGCCTGGACCTGGCGCCCCGGGCATTCCTGATTGAAGCACAGTCTGCGCTTTATCTAAAGGACGTCGTCACGGGA from Calditrichota bacterium includes these protein-coding regions:
- a CDS encoding ABC transporter — protein: MRRARRAREAFEVDAEAIRLKISLRGGGPPGLLNALSDAVRAAPRQKVLVDLGEVPAMDSLGASLLSELLVRGHMAGKDIDYLNASPSVQQVLAAYFYPAPEVRISRDKPRFGEAVGGWFYRLRDDAWDLIFLISQTFYWSLVAIWRGDGHRKGAVTAQALQIGVGSLPVIGTIAFLIGIVLALQSAEQLRQFGANIFVADLLVISMTREMGPLMTAIVMAGRSGASIAAEIATMTVSEETDALTTMALNPLRFIVVPKVWGITLTMPFLAVLATVIGIGGGMIVAVASLDLAPRAFLIEAQSALYLKDVVTG
- a CDS encoding MCE family protein produces the protein MPKEAWLREVTPAQRARLGIFLLVAGGTLIVLLGIITGGKLLERRDTYYIRYRDVSVSGLDVGSQVKYHGVRIGRVDRIAIDPKEVETVVVTISVDHGTPITSDVKAVISALSLTGIKVIELTGGTSAAKVLPVNSEITPAQSTFDLISGKAEAVSEKLELVLTNLATLTGGENQQRLMALIDNTTVILSDVHEILIDNSPRISNAVQNFEYASERLAAVAGSPAIDRVIANLDTTTSEIRGARIGDAVSDLRLALQQARTTLTHIDLTILKGRHDILTSLEVLRESLDSFNEFARTISEDPSLLLRGTRSGEVSGPVRGR